The genomic DNA CAAGATATCATGACTcaaatgtaatttattaaacAGTTGATACAACCAGAGGTTAGTGGACACACTTaaagtttgtctgtctgccttaAGAATGTGACTTGGATTGTCTGCAAATCTTCATGATGGCATGGCATTGCACTAATATCACTGTAGTGTGTGTCATTAGCATTATCTGGGTGATTAGTCACACATTTCTTTGGTTGAAATGCAAACATTAAGCCAGTAAGCCTATTAATCATAACAAGTTTGCAGATTTTATTAAATTCCTTCACCAGCCATCCATTAAAACTCCTCAAAACTCATCTCAGAGCATagaagttacatatttagaagttttttcaatgaaaaaaactctCTGCCTTAGATCTAACTCTATACTGTTGCTCCTTGAAGTGCACATCTCTTTTTCTACCTACCAACCCTCCGctacttgctgcagctcaagcacaccagctcacctgagACTAAAGATACAGCAATAGATTCAAAAACCCAAAAAAGACCTGTGGGTATACACAGTTCAGACACAGGAGACCTGTTCAGTTTACGTGCAAGGACCACTCCATTAGTGATATGCACACAATTATTTATGAAATGAGAAAGTAaatgtgatgttgatgaggacACAAGTTGTGGCTGTGGTGTGAGGAAAGCTTTGTTGAGGATAAGTGGCAGCTCCCGGCCTGGAAGACTTAGTCCCacgtaaaaaagaaaaaaaaaaaaatgtggggAAAGGCAGAAGAGAGGAAGAGTTAGAGAGGGTCAGGGTGTGGCACACCAAATGAGATCTCAGAGGTTAGCAGGGCAATTTATAGATATATGACATGACTGGGAAAGTTTGAGTCCTGCTCCTGAACTTCAGCTAAAAAATATACCTCCATTCATATGGTCATGAAAAATCCTTAAAGTCCCACTACCATCAGTGATGAAACTCCAAAAAAACTCACCTCTGTGTATAAAGTTACAAATTTAAGTTTTCCTCctttaaaataatcactttctgcatttaaaatgtcttaGATGCCACTCTTCACTGTTGACTCCTTGAAGATGTGCAGATCATGAAGACCTCTGCATGAAGTCTCTGCCTCCTTTTCCACCCACTTCTCCCAACTTGTTGCAACCctagcacaccagctcacatccactgtaaaactactctgtgcTACATGTTGGCAAGTTGTGATATTGAAATAATTCAGCCATGCATGTTTGAACTTGAAACCAATTCTAAAGAAGAATAACGACACAGAAAGTCCACAAACTGGTTCCATTTGAAGTCTTGAAAGTCGATGATGTGACTTCgagcacaaaaaacaacaaaacaacataaactcTGTTTTCACCGGAGGGTCTCTTTATCAATGTATCTAACTGCAAAGGTAGCCTTTATATTTACTATGTTGCAAATGCAGTAAACAGATAATGTGACAACACCActaatttatttcactttagAACATACGATTCAATGAAATATGAATCATCTGTTTAAACTGATCTCTTCTGAACATGTTCAGCATCTGAGCAGGTCAAACTACTGAAGGGCAATGAAACAGGATCCATTTAACATAACTCAGACCTGGCATACAGAACTGTACATGAAGTACTGAAAGACAGAGAGTGTAGCTCCACGACCAACTGATCAACGTGCAGATGTACTCAGTTGTTCTTTATTCAACGCTAAATCTGAGGAGCTTAAACTTGGtcaaataaacagaataatttCACACTTGATACTCTGAGGTGAACGTTTGAAACAATTGCACATCACAAATATTCACACTTCACAGTAGTACAACCTAATTACTGCTACACCCCTATGGGAGGAAATGGGCGaagtaataaaaatgacaagcaAAGGCACAAGAATGAATTTGGCCCTGGGATACGAGAATGTATCATAAATCACAGGGTTGTGCAAGTCAAAATTGACTCTGCAGGGTGATGTATGGCTGGGCTGCATGTGGCGGAGGCACGTTGGCAAAACCTCAAGTTAGAGATGAATGTTGTAAGCAGATCTACTGTATGGAGCTTCAGTTCCTCTCATGCTGCACATAGATAGATGTAAGCCTCACTTATAGACATGCAGCACAACTGCAACACTAATACTGAAACACTCGGACATAGCGCACCTCCCATTTGCTCTGCTCCGGTTCCCACTTGACATCCGTTTTCTCACAGTTTAATTCTGACACTCGTCATATGTAGAGGCTTCAGTCATGAGCTATGAAGCTCCTCTCCATGAACCGCTGCTTAGATCTGAGGCTGAAGGCCTCGACTCGTCTCCCCCGTCACTTGAATCTCCAGAGTGGTGTGGGAAACATGAAGAGGGCCTGTCTATGTTCTGTTTGGATGATCTGGAACCCTTGTGTCAACAATGTGCAGCTGTGAACCATGTAGGACACAGAGTTTACCTTTTAACTGAGGCTGCAGTTGATTGCAAGGTAGGAATCAGGCATTTGGTCCTGCAGCTAATCCTGCAAAACATTTCAGTTGCATTGACAATATATAATTTCTTCTGTGCATTACTTCAATCAGTAAGTGCAGAAGAAAATATAGAACCACAAATATGCAATAATTCCCATGCTTTTTTCTAGAGCATTTACGTAAAAACATGCATAGTTTATAGAAAACTGACTCTATAAAGGGACAAAGTGCTGCTTTTTTGTTCTAATTCTTATGTTCTTTTGCTGTACCTAAAACAGAGCATACAGGAATTagactgctgctgttttacacAGTCGTGCTGCAACTTACAGCAAAGCAACCTCGCTATTTGACGCCTGTCGAAGGttcttttttgttcatatttcgTGAGCACTGCAACCAAAATGATTTTTCCCTTCTAaagttgtttcatttcaatatattcagagtccCCAACCTCTAAAACTATGCAGCGTTTTGCaagaaaatatgaatgaatagGAAAAAGTAGGGGGAAACTAGCATATTTTTATGCAGAAGAATATGCTTTTCAGATTTAATTTGCGTCCACTTGGATCAAAAGTGAAAGACCTGAAATAGGCTTGCTTGTTCCACTGAAAGCAATAAAGCAACATCCTGAATGATCAGTCAGAGCAGCTGGCAGGAATTTACTGTTTTCCTCAAGAACACTTCAGCAGGGTAGATGATTGCTAACAAGAGTGCTTGAATGCTGGTATTCTAGTTACAGATGCTCTTATATCACAAAAGCCAAACCAAACAGTAACACAAAGGCTTCAAATAACAGCAGAGCTCCCAATAGCACAGACTCGTACAAGATCTGAGCCCACTTTTCTGCCAAGACTAAGGGGGCCCTCTCATGACTGATTCGTCCTTTTTCATTTCGTGCTTCCTGCAGCCACAGAAAGCGGATATTTAAACAAGCAAGCAGTCgggctttaaaagaaaaaactctcCTGTAAATATTAATTTTCCCTGCCGAACAGATGCCGCCTTGTGTTGATCTAAGATTAGTTGATTCAAGCTGAATTTAGACCCAGTTTGAAAGCTGAAAACTAAGCTGGTAATAACTGTTTCTGTCCTTGTGAGACATGTGGCATATGAAATTTGAGCATGCACACCAGAAAGCCAAGAATAATCTGAAGAGCTGGTGGTTTGTGTTGAGTTACTGTGAATACTGTTAGTAAGCATAAAGGCCTGGTAAATGACTACAGGAAAACACCTGCTAATAAACTGTGGACAGTGATGAAAGATTCAGATGTTTTAATTTGAGTTTAAAGTGGCCACAGCTCTGATTAAAATACTCTATTACAAGTATAGTCCAACAATTTTCTAAATTCTACTTAATCAAAACTGTTCACTGTCACTAAAGTCAAACTGTATAGAATCTAAAGTTAAAGTCCTTATTGTGCACAATAATTCCTACCATTGACTTATTATCACATATTTATTGTAGTGTTTGATCTTCATTAATCATATTTTAATGCTGAAGAATGTTAATATGTTAACTACTGCATACATTTTGGGATCATCCGCAATGATGCGTATTCTTTTCTAAAATTTTGCAAAGGTTTGAGGTATAAAACCTTGACCTTCAGCTAACATCAAAAGTAGCCTCATTGCTGTCCAGAGGTAGGACTTGAGTAtatgtacttagttactttaaATCTCCTGAACTAGCTGATATAAAACAATTGCAGGGCAACGGACCACAATTTTTTAATAATTGCAGAGTCGAGCCGACCCAAAAGCCACGTGGTTCGGGTGCAAAGGATCTGAACAACAAGTCTCTAACTGGTTTCCCATTTGCTACTTGTTATTCCCCATATTCCCCTCtctcaaaaatggtaaaaacaaataaaaacataaaaatgacccaaaaatatCCTTAAAACAATACGGTCTGTGTCAATGTAATTCTCCTTTTGGCCACTAGGAGGAGCTCAGAACATCTCTAACAGGATTGAACAAGAAAGTGATTGACTTGGAGAAAGTTTCACAGACCTATAAACATGCGTCCAAGTATAACCAGGTACAACAACACCTCCCCAGACTcaactgaaaataaattttcGGTATTTATTCCCCTGTTGTCACGTTTTTACACATGTTTCCCTCTCCTTTGAGGCTGAGGCCAAACTGACAGAGGAGCACATGAAGGCAGAATTTGAGCAGCTCCACCAGTTTCTgagagaggaggaagcagcCAGGCTACAAGCTCtgagggaggagaaagaggagaagaagttGGATCTTGAAGTAAGGATGGACAATATGAATCAGCTGATAAAATCTCTGGAGGAGAGGATCCAGCTGATTGAAGAGGAGCTCGATGCAGGAGGTGATGGAGTGGAATTCTTACAGGTAACATCAGTGGAATGTTGCATGATTATTTGATGAATGGGGATAGGTGTGTATTTAAACCTATGCACTCTTTTTCACAGAACTACCAAGACAACATGAATAGGTATGtggcttttcttattttttcttttaacaaccAACACATCCACAAAGAGGTGCAACTAAGTGACAGCTtgattattcacattttttttactgcagcaaATGGATGGATCACAAGACGCCAGGGAAGGTTTCCAGACCTCTTATAGATGTGGCAAAACACTTAGCTAACCTTCAATATGCTGTGTGGAAGAAGATGGAATGTGTCGCCCCCTACAGTTAGTATCTTTCAATGCGTGATTGCACTTCCAACCTCCTCTGTGCTCAGTTTCTCTCAGCTCCTCTGTATCTTCCAGCTCCAGTGACCCTGGACCCCAGAACAGCTGGCCAGTCTGTGAGGCTGTCTCCTGGGCTTAACAGTGTCCACATCTGCCCTGGATCTCTACAGCGGCTGGAACAGAATATGCATGAAGCTGTGGTTGTCCCTGGCAACCCTGAACGTTTCCACCCTTATTCCCGCATTCTAGCAAGAGAAGGCTTTAACACAGGAGTGCACTGGTGGGATATTGAGGTAATATATGTACTAGAGGCGTACTTGTGCATTTATGAGctcacattttcagtcaataCGGGCACGGATACACGTTATGTGTTTCTTTGAATCAATATCAGTCCagatatcagattttttttctgataagcGTCATTGTCAAATATCTATACATTTTTTATCCTACTGTGGTTTTACAACTTCATACATGCTCTTCTGAAATTTAGACATACACTCTTTCTATAATCTGATGTTAAAGGTTCCATACAAGAGCCCTTTATAACAAGTTTATTTAGATCTTATATGTCTCCAGAATGTGGCTTTTAGGtgtcagctcaaaatactgcgcAGATAGTTTATTAGTTCCATGCTTATAATATGCCTGGTTTTAGTTCTGTTTCAGTCAGGCTCTTTCAGCATCAGTAGCTTTAAATCCAAGTGCACTGCTGCtgtccacacctctctgcatcTACTCTGTTTCAGTGGCAGAAAGGATCACAACAAACCTGAACAACTTTTCTGATCTATGGATCTGatcttttctcatattttgttcCTCTCTAAACACATTGGGGACATGCATTTGGGTAATTCCACCTCAGTtcaccaatttttaaaaaaaaatcttcatgcCTGACCATCTTATATTTGTCAGATCTTTTTCTGTCCATGTGTCAGTTATTTAGTAAAACAATGGCAGTAGTAGGGGCAGTGGTAGTGCAACAGTTGAGTTTCcagactactgatcagaaggtcagaggttcaaaccccagTGTGGCCACTgtcgggcccttgagcaaggccttTCCTGTTCCAGGGGTGCTGTACAATGGCTGTCCCTGCACTCTGACCTGGATTGGGATATGCgaaaaacatttcacagtactgtaaaaatgtatttgtgacaaatacaGGCTtagtttaaacaaacaaaaaaaaaaacgtagtGGGCTCATAGGAAACATTCGTATTCGAGTTAAACATTCATAAAGAAGGTcgatttttgcattgttttcttcatgGCAGTTACCCTCTATGATTTGAAAAAAAGGACTTTCTGTGACATGGcagctttaaacatttttctccaACAGGTTGGTGGCTGTGATAATTGGACGCTGGGTGTAGCTGCTGAATCTATATGCAGAAGGACAGAGTTTGAGGCATGTCCGGAGGCAGGACTCTGGTGCATCGGCCAGAGAGACGAAGAGTATCGAGCTCTAACTAGCCCCTCTGAGATCATTCGTGTCGGTCATCACCTGAACAGGGTCCACGTGAGGTTGAACTGGGACGGAGGGCTGCTGGAATTCACGAATGCTGACACTAACGCCCATCTTTTTACGTTTCAGCATTGCTTTGATGAAACCGTGTACCCATATTTTGAGAGTATATCCACAGGGGGTAGTTTTGCTGTGTTGGCACAAAGAGTGAACATCAGCGTGGGGTCAGACTGTGTCCCTGTTGAAGACATTGCTATCTTTAGGGAGGATCAGGGGGTGGAAATTGAATCTACCACTGAAAATGACATTATCACAAATGGCAAAGTGGGCACTGAACATCTGACAGAAGACAAGAAATCAGCAGTTTATTCTGTGGGAAAAGAGAAGACAACcaagaaggaaaataaatcaaaaaataaacctgcTGTTAAAAAACGATGCACTAAGACCAGGTTCAGTGTGAGCTACCATGTTTCACTGAACAGAGCACTAAGCAACATCAACAATGAGTGTGTCAACCACAAACAAACTTAAATAAACCATGTTCACAATCTGAATTCTTATCCtgttcataaaaaaaagaaactctgaaaaaaaaaattacaatgcaACATTTAAAAGTAAACACCTTCTTTTACATTCATGTTAATATTCTTCTTAGTTTTTAACCCTGCAGCATGGCTCCAGGGTTTTGCAATGCTGCTCTGTTTGTGCATCAATTTGAGCCAGGCCATTGGAGATAGATTGCCTTTTGATTAAATACATTCATGGTGCTCAAACACTGTGCACTCTGATGTTTCCTTTAGTGCCAACATGAGGTTcacatttgtggtttttaatgaaatgtcacaGCTTTTAGATGTTCTGCCATGAACTTTACAGACATGTTCCTTTCTGTAATAatcaaaatgttcctttaacTGTTAATTTAGAAGCATTATTCGGTGAAAATGTTGTTAAACTATGGTCTATTTCATTTGTCTTTAGTGCTTATTAGCAAATAATAGCATATTAACACACAGAACTACACAAAATATTGGGAACACCAATTACATAACACCTGCTAAATTTCAGCTTGTTAGCATTTTCACACAGTGCAGTGCATAATTACTAGCTTGCTCGGCACGTGAACATTAACGCGTTCACGTGCTGAGCCCTAATAATTACACTAATTAAATTCTTAGCCTTGTTTAAAACACATCCAAGAACTACTTGGATTTTGTTTCTAATGAATCATATGAAATTATGTATTTGCTGTGagctgtattaaaatacatCTTCTGAAAATGTGCTACATTGTGACATAGGATAATAACctgagtttcattttaaattgagACTTTTGAAGTTTTGTAATCGTGTCATGTTTGgttagcttttattttattttattttattggatGTAAAGCTAATGCAAAAGTATTTTACTGGATATGGAATATTATTGAAGCAAACCAAGATGCCGTATCATGTAAGAACAATCCTACTATATTACAAACATGTGAGTTCACATATTGCAAAAACAGATCATGTTTCCAGTATCAGTATTTACAGCACTGCAGTTGTCTCTAAATCCCATTCATCAGTgacttttgtgttgtttttcttttgcatttaaatcCACACAGTATCCTCACCAAACGTCTATAtttcctcatctcctcctcttgtCTCATAAAGATGCTTTCCCCTCCATGATGGCATTATATAGTTCATCAGTAACAGCCTCGTAACACCCAGCACGACTATTCAGAAAATAAATCTTTTCACTTGTTTCTTGTGGCTTGTATCCTTCCCTCTGCAGTCGTGCCTTTTGAATTTTGAAAGTACCTGAGAACGAAAATAGGAAAACAAGTTCGCTTGtgactttttctgtttaatatatTGATTTTTGAATGTCCTTGCATTGTCATCTCACCTGTAGTGTCAACAGATGGCATGAGTCGGAGGAAGATGGGGCGTGCGTAGGAGGGTAGAGCTTTTTGTACAGCGATCAAGAACACATCAAGGTCCAATTGGCCTCCTGCAGGAGATATTGCTGCCATACCAGCCTTCCCCTCCACCCCTGCACACAAACAGTTTGACAGACAAGCACGACAATGAATAGAAGATTGGATAAGACATGTTTTTTCCATCCTGACTGTGTCATCTCAGCTGTACCTGGTACAGATACTCCATAGACGGCTACATCAGTGTGTCCCAGCAGTCCGCTGAGGACTCCTTCCACCTCTGTGGTGGAAACGTTCTCCCCCCGCCAACGAAATGTGTCGCCGCTGCGGTCCTTAAAGTACATGTAGCCATATTCATCCATCACTAGCACGTCACCTGatggacagaaacagaaataataacaaCTGTTGTCGCCTGTGtaggtcatggtaatcctaaGACCTTCAGGAGAAGGCAACTGGACTTATGATTTTGGTTCCTGAAAACTGAAGATTTCAAATTGACTGACAAGGAGTCCCAGTTATATTTTGTCACCCTCAAATCACCAGAAACCTACACAAACAGACCAATGCCTACTGTTTGACTTCAACAACCCAATAAAACAGAAGGTGGGCTTATCAGAACCTTACAGTACCGGGCAGAGAATGTCCCTACCAAGACAAAGGGTAAAGAAAGGCAGCacatggtttttaaaaaaagctcttAAAATCTGTGGTTATTCCAAATGGGTCTTCACAAAGGTAGCAAAGAGCTGTGGGAAAAACAGCACAATATCAAACAGAGAAGAAACGACAATGTGTCTGAGAATTCTGGCCAGTGAagtgtagtatctgatctgatatgagttctgatagttgttgaccatagagtgaacttttaactaacaggtgGTAGTAAGTACTGAGAATGTGTTTTCGGCTCCAGAAACCCTATGCTGTGTTGAcattggggtccactgttaacctatagctgacCTGTGACCCTTGGGAATGTGCAGAGTAGGGGGTTTTTGTCTGAGGAGGTGTTGTTCTTGAGTAGGGGTTTAAACCAGATGTTGTAATTCTATCCTTTACCAgagggtataaaatgaccaccagccctttgttcaagtgggattttcatattggctgggaaactctccacaggcagaccatggtgcctgttcagatgctgtcttatttatgtaataaattatatcaaaaaagtaacagtgtcaatggacgttttcttcaacatctacacatccttgaggtttaagagaaactacgacaaaAAGTGGCGACGAGGATGGGATCAGTTTGTGGTCTCCTTTGAGGTCACCGACAGCTCCAGCGCACTTTTCCACCGCttcagagaaggagaagagagaaaggACTGGTCAGAGAGAGAAGAGTGAGTATGTTTCTCTCACAATGTGGGGTGCTGGTTGGTGCGTGGAAGCTGAGGGTGCTTGGCTGCACTGTAAAGGATCATGTGTGCATATGCCAGGATGTGTTGAGGTTTAGGATAGCGTTCGGTCTAAATTGGGGGGTTTATTGATAGATAAAAGTTGAGTTACAAGAAAAAGAGTTTAT from Amphiprion ocellaris isolate individual 3 ecotype Okinawa chromosome 4, ASM2253959v1, whole genome shotgun sequence includes the following:
- the LOC111569895 gene encoding zinc-binding protein A33-like isoform X2, whose product is MSYEAPLHEPLLRSEAEGLDSSPPSLESPEWCGKHEEGLSMFCLDDLEPLCQQCAAVNHVGHRVYLLTEAAVDCKAEAKLTEEHMKAEFEQLHQFLREEEAARLQALREEKEEKKLDLEVRMDNMNQLIKSLEERIQLIEEELDAGGDGVEFLQNYQDNMNSKWMDHKTPGKVSRPLIDVAKHLANLQYAVWKKMECVAPYTPVTLDPRTAGQSVRLSPGLNSVHICPGSLQRLEQNMHEAVVVPGNPERFHPYSRILAREGFNTGVHWWDIEVGGCDNWTLGVAAESICRRTEFEACPEAGLWCIGQRDEEYRALTSPSEIIRVGHHLNRVHVRLNWDGGLLEFTNADTNAHLFTFQHCFDETVYPYFESISTGGSFAVLAQRVNISVGSDCVPVEDIAIFREDQGVEIESTTENDIITNGKVGTEHLTEDKKSAVYSVGKEKTTKKENKSKNKPAVKKRCTKTRFSVSYHVSLNRALSNINNECVNHKQT
- the LOC111569895 gene encoding E3 ubiquitin-protein ligase TRIM35-like isoform X3, whose translation is MSYEAPLHEPLLRSEAEGLDSSPPSLESPEWCGKHEEGLSMFCLDDLEPLCQQCAAVNHVGHRVYLLTEAAVDCKEELRTSLTGLNKKVIDLEKVSQTYKHASKYNQAEAKLTEEHMKAEFEQLHQFLREEEAARLQALREEKEEKKLDLEVRMDNMNQLIKSLEERIQLIEEELDAGGDGVEFLQNYQDNMNSKWMDHKTPGKVSRPLIDVAKHLANLQYAVWKKMECVAPYTPVTLDPRTAGQSVRLSPGLNSVHICPGSLQRLEQNMHEAVVVPGNPERFHPYSRILAREGFNTGVHWWDIECQQMA
- the LOC111569895 gene encoding zinc-binding protein A33-like isoform X1, which translates into the protein MSYEAPLHEPLLRSEAEGLDSSPPSLESPEWCGKHEEGLSMFCLDDLEPLCQQCAAVNHVGHRVYLLTEAAVDCKEELRTSLTGLNKKVIDLEKVSQTYKHASKYNQAEAKLTEEHMKAEFEQLHQFLREEEAARLQALREEKEEKKLDLEVRMDNMNQLIKSLEERIQLIEEELDAGGDGVEFLQNYQDNMNSKWMDHKTPGKVSRPLIDVAKHLANLQYAVWKKMECVAPYTPVTLDPRTAGQSVRLSPGLNSVHICPGSLQRLEQNMHEAVVVPGNPERFHPYSRILAREGFNTGVHWWDIEVGGCDNWTLGVAAESICRRTEFEACPEAGLWCIGQRDEEYRALTSPSEIIRVGHHLNRVHVRLNWDGGLLEFTNADTNAHLFTFQHCFDETVYPYFESISTGGSFAVLAQRVNISVGSDCVPVEDIAIFREDQGVEIESTTENDIITNGKVGTEHLTEDKKSAVYSVGKEKTTKKENKSKNKPAVKKRCTKTRFSVSYHVSLNRALSNINNECVNHKQT